The genomic region CCGGCCAGGGCCGTTTGCGCCTCACCTCACAACAACCCTGGGAGCCGGAAGCAGAACCGGCCGAGACCTTCGACTGCGCCATTACGGTGAACTGATATGCCATGGATGATCCTTGCGTTGATGGGGGCGGTAACCTTTATCTACGGCCTGAGCACCCACGCAGCCCTGCTCTGCCTGTTAGTGAAGCCATTACCGGTACTGGCGCTGCTGGGCTGGCTGCATGATGCGCCGCCCACCGACTATCGACGCTGGATCAGCCTGGGGCTGATTTTTTCCCTGGTGGGCGATGTGCTGCTGGCCTGGCCCGGCGACTTGTTCATCTTCGGCCTGGGGGCATTTTTGTTCGCGCACCTGGCGTACCTGAAAGCCTACTTGAGCGACTGCCGCCGCCCGGCCATTTTGCCGCTGGTGTTGGCGCTGGCGGTGGGTGCGATCTTGCTGAGCATCTTGATTTCCCATGGCCTGGGCCCATTGCTGGTGCCGGTGGTGGTTTACGCGCTGGTGATCAGCGCCATGTTGTGGCGAGCACTGGCGCGATTGGGCAGCGATGTGCCCAAGCGCTCGGCGTACCTGGCGGCAGCGGGCGCAGTATCGTTCGTGTTTTCCGACACGCTGATTGGGATCAACCGGTTTGTGGTTTCGTTTGAAGCGGCGCCGTATTTGCTGATCGTCAGTTATTGGCTGGGGCAGTGGGGGATTACCGCCTCGGCATTTGCTCAACCAACTCGTGAAAGACACACAACGCACTAGTTTACAGCCAGGCAGAAAGGTTTATTCCGTTACGCTCTACAAGTAATCACTAAAAATTCTAAAAAACTGTCAATTATGACAGTTCTCGGCAACCGCCAGCTTCGGTAGTTTCCTTACGGACTAATCCAACGTAAAGGAATTAATCATGACTGCGCGCAAACATAAAAAGATCACATCAATCACCCATATGACCGGATCGTTTAATGGCAAGGCTATAACAAGCTTTGTGCCTGACTATAGTGAAGCGTACGTACACCCCAGCGAAGACGTCATTATCATTAGAGCGGTGCAATTATATTCACCGAGTACGATATCTGAGATATTCCTTCAACTGGATAAAAACATTCAGAACGGTGAGCATGAGTTCCCGGGGAGTCCAGGCATTCATTACCTGGACATATACCCTTTGATCGGTGGTGGCCCCTACGAAGTGACCCAGGCAAAACTCACCGTCAATTTTGACCTCACAAAAGGCCACTTCAAAGGAAGCATTACCCTCGACGGCTACTTGCATGGAAATACAACTAACACAATTAATTTAACCTGCGCGTACGACTTGAAATCAGGCCTGCGTTAAAAATTCCAAGCCCATGATCGCCTCTGCTACACGGTGAGGTGATCGTGACCGGAAATCAGATTTATAAGGCTAAAAGCTCACTGCATCCACGGGCAGGTACGCTAAAATACGCGACTTTTCCCCCTTCGTCGCCGGAACAGCCGTGAGCAAAGAACCCGATCGCCTATTCGCCCAGCCCCTGCCCCAGGTGCCGGACTTCGCCTTCAACGAAGACGTGGTGCGGGTTTTCCCGGACATGATCAAGCGCTCGGTGCCCGGTTATCCGACCATCGTCGAGAACCTCGGCGTGCTCGCGGCGCAGTTTGCCCAGCCCAATAGTGTGCTCTACGACCTCGGCTCATCCCTCGGCGCGGTGACCCAGGCCCTGCGCCGTCACGTGCGCACCGACGGTTGTCGAGTGATCGCGGTGGATAACTCGGCGGCGATGGTCGAGCGTTGCCGCGAATACCTCAATGGCCAGGACTCGATGTTCCAGGAGTTGCTGCCAGTGGAGGTGATCGAGGGCGATATCCTCGCGCTGCAATTCCAGCCGGCGTCGGTAGTAGCGCTGAACTTCACCCTGCAATTCATCGCCCCCGAACAACGCCTGGCGTTGCTCTCGCGCATTCGCCAATCGCTGCTGCCGGGCGGCGCGCTGATCCTTTCGGAAAAGCTGCGCTTCAATGACCCGGAAGAACACGCGCTGCTCACCGATTTGCACATCGCTTTCAAGCGCGCCAACGGCTACAGCGAACTGGAAATCGCCCAGAAGCGCAGCGCCATCGAAAACGTCATGAAGCCCGACAGCCTAGAAGAACACCGCGAACGCCTGTTGGCGGCCGGGTTCTCCAAAGTCGTGCCGTGGTTCCAGTGTCTTAACTTTGCCTCGTTGATTGCCTTGCCATGATTGATCTGTCTCCCCTCGCCCGCCATCTGGTCGGCACTCCCCTGGCCGTTTGGGCCCAAGGCCTGCAAGCGCAACTCGATGCGAAGATGGAAAAAGGTCATGGCGACCTGGAGCGCTGGCAGAGTGCGCTGGATGCGCTGCCGAAAATCATGCCCAGCGAAATCGACCTGCTCAATGGCCTGGTGCTCGACACCGATTGCGACGACGAAACCCGTGCGCAAATGCGTACCGCGCTGATGGGATTGTGCCCGTGGCGCAAGGGCCCGTTTGACCTGTTCGGCGTGCACGTGGACACGGAATGGCGCTCTGACTGGAAGTGGTCGCGGGTCGCGCCGCACCTGGACCTCAAGGGCAAGCGCATTCTCGATGTGGGTTGCGGCAACGGCTATTACATGTGGCGCATGCTCGGCGCCGGGGCGGACAGCGTGATTGGCGTCGACCCGAACTGGCTGTTCTTCTGCCAGTTCCAGGCGGTGCAGCGTTACCTGTCAGAGCCGAGGGCCTGGCACCTGCCGTTCCCGTTTGAAGACCTGCCGTCGAACATGGAGGGCTTCGATACGGTGTTTTCCATGGGCGTGTTCTACCACCGCCGTTCGCCCATCGAACATTTGCTGGCGCTGAAGGATTGCCTGGTGAAGGGCGGCGAATTGGTGTTGGAAACGCTGGTGGTTGAAGGCGATCAGCAGCAGGTGCTGGTGCCGGAAGACCGTTACGCGCAAATGCGCAACGTGTGGTTCCTGCCGTCGGTGCCGGCGCTGATGCTGTGGCTACGGCGTGCGGGCTTCAGTGATGTGCGCTGTGTGGATGTGAGCGTGACCACGATTGAGGAACAGCGCGGCACGGAGTGGATGAAGTATCAGTCCCTCAGCGACTTCCTGGACCCTGAAGATCACAGCAAGACCATCGAAGGGCTGCCGGCGCCGATGCGGGCGGTGATTGTCGCCAGGAAATAACCCCCACTCTCCCTTACTAAATGGAGATCAAAAATGTGGGAGCGGGCTTGCTCGCGAATGCCGTGTGTCAGTCAGCACATGTATTGACTGATACACCGCATTCGCGAGCAAGCCCGCTCCCACATTAGCCCTCGCTGTTCTTTAGAGTGCTGGTTTGGCGCGACGTGCCTTGAAGAACTCGCTCAACACCGTCCCGCACTCTTCAGCCAATACCCCGCCTTCATACAGCACCCGATGATTGAGAAATCCCTGGGTAAAAAACTGGCCTTGGCTTTGCACGATCCCGGCTTTTGGTTCAAGCGCGCCGTACACCACCCGGGCAATCCGCGAGTGGACGATCAGCCCGGCGCACATGCTGCACGGCTCCAGCGTGACGTAGAGCGTACTGCCCGGCAGCCGGTAATTACTGACAGCCTGGGCGGCGGCCCGGATCGCGACCATCTCGGCATGCGCACTGGGGTCATTGCCGCTGATAGGGCAGTTGAAGCCACGCCCGATGATTTCTCCGTCCTGTACCAGCACCGCGCCCACCGGCACTTCCCCCAGCGCGGCGCCCTGGGTCGCCAGGGTCAGCGCTTCACGCATGAAGTCCTGGTCGCGGCTGCGGTCGATAATCGCCGTGGGGCGAAACTGGCGCATCACGCCACCTCGATGGCGGCCATCAGGCCGGTTTCCATGTGGTCGATCACATGGCAGTGGAACATCCAGACACCCGGGTTATCCGCCACCAACGCTACGCGGGCACGTTCGTTCTTGCCCAGCAGGTAGGTGTCGGTGAAGTACGGAATCACCTTGTGGCGGTTCGAGGCGATGACCTTGAAACTCATGCCGTGCAGGTGGATCGGGTGTTGGTACTGGGTCATATTCTTCAATTCGAAAATGTAGCTCTTGCCCTTTTCCAGTTTGGCAATCGGGCGGTCGGCGCAGGTCTTGTCGGTGATGTCCCAGGCCTGGCCGTTGATCTGCCACAGGCTCGGCGGCTTATTGTCTACGTTCACCGAAACCGATCCAACCCATTCGAAATTGAAGTTGAGTTTCTCGGCATTGGCCAGGTCTGGCTCGGCAATCGGGTTGGCGGGCAACGCAGGCGGCCATTCGGTCGCCGTGTCGGTGCTGGCCACCGAGCGAAAGGTGCCCAGGCGTACCGGCCCGTTGCGGATCGACAGTTCTTCACCGGCGGGAGGTGCCTTGATCGCCAGGCAGATACGCATGCCGGGGCCCAGCCAGTATTCCTTGCCCAACGGGCGTGGCTCGACGGGGTTGCCGTCCAGCGCATAGATCTGCGCTTCAACGTCGGGGATGTTGATGCGATACGTCAGGGTGTTATCGAGGTTGAGCAGGCGCACGCGGGTGATTTGCCCGGCGGGCAAATCGATCACGGCCTGGGACACACCGTTGATGGTCGACAGACGTCCGGCGGTACCGCCACGGGCCGCTTCACGCGGGACGCTGAAGGCCACGAAGGCGCCCTCTTCGTCCACGTGCCAGCTTTTCAGGCTCAGGGTGCGTTCGTGCTTGAAACCGGTGGGTTCGCGCTCTTCGATGATCAGCGGGCCCACCAGGCCACGGCCCAGTTCTTCGCTGCTGTTCACGTGGGGGTGATACCAATAGCTGCCGGCATCGGGCACGCGGAATTTGTAGTCGAAGTATTCGCCCGGCAGTACCGGCAGTTGCGAGACGTAAGGCACGCCGTCCATTTCCAGCGGCAGGCGAATGCCATGCCAGTGGATGGTGGTGGCGACCGGCAGGTGGTTGATAAAGCGGACCCGCAGCCATTCACCCTGGCGCACCCGCAACTCGGTACCCGGCGCCGAAGGGCCGAAAGCCCAGGCTTGGGTCTTGTGCCCCGGCACCAATTCCACGTCCAACGGCGCGGCGATCAGTTCGTAATCGTGCCCCGCCTCAGCCTCGGCGACCTTGCCCAGCCAATAGCGATAAGCGCCACCGGCACCGACGCCCACTACCGCGAGACCGGCAAGACCACCCAGGATTTGTCGACGGGAAAACGATTGGGACACAACAACCTCACGTATCTGCCGCGGGTCCGAGACCCGCAAAGGGCAGATACCATACACCGGCATCACCTAAACAGTAAGGGTTCGCATTGCCACATGTGGGAGCAGGCTTAGTGTGGGAGCTGGCTTGCCTGCGATGGCATCACCTCGGTGCAACTGAAATACCGAGGTGATGCCATCGCGGGCAAGCCCGGCTCCCACACAAGTCACACATTGGATCTTCGTTACTTCAGGCCTTGGCGGCAGCCAGAATCAAGGCTTTCATCTCGGCGACGGCGCCTTTGAAACCGACGAACAGCGCGTGCGCCACTAGTGCATGGCCGATGTTCAGCTCGTTGATGCCCTTGATCGCAGCCACGGCTTCAACGTTGTGGTAGTGCAGGCCATGGCCGGCGTTGACGATCAGGCCCTCGCCCAGGCCGCAGTTGACACCGTCGATGATGCGTTGCAATTCGTCGGCAACTTCAGTCGGCGTGGTGGCGTCGGCGTAACGGCCGGTGTGCAGTTCGATGGCCGGGGCGCCGACGCGGCGCGAGGCTTCGATCTGGCGCTCGTCGGCATCGATGAACAGCGAGACTTCGCTGCCGATCTTCGACAGACGCTCCACCGCAGCCTTGATCCGGGCTTCCTGGCCGGCCACATCGAGGCCGCCTTCGGTGGTCAGTTCCTGACGGGTTTCCGGCACCAGGCAGATATGCGCCGGGCGGATGCGCTCGGCGAACGCCATCATTTCTTCGGTGACGCCCATTTCGAAGTTCATGCGGGTTTGCAGCACGTCCTTGAGCAGCAGCACGTCGCGCTCCTGGATGTGGCGGCGGTCTTCGCGCAGGTGCACGGTGATGCCGTCGGCGCCCGCTTCTTCGGCGTCCAGCGCGGCCTTGACCGGGTCCGGGTAACGGGTGCCCCGGGCCTGGCGCAGGGTGGCTACGTGGTCGATGTTCACGCCGAGAAGAATGCGATTGCTGGTGGTCACGAAAAGCGCTCCTGAAGAGGGAAGGAATCGCTGCACAGCATACACGGGGATGTCAGGGCTTTCGAAACAACTCGCGGCTGACCAGTGGCCGACCGCCCAAATGCACGGCCAGGGCCTGGCGCATCAGGCGCTTGGCGGCAGACAAGGCGCCGGGGGCGGTCCAGTCGGCTTCGCTCATCGCAAGCAATTCGGTGCCTTGGAACAGGCCGGGTTGCAGCAGGTAGACCCGCTCCAGGCCTGCGTCCACTTGCAGGCGGTACATACCGTCGGCAGCGATGGGGTCGCCGTGCAGGTCGTTGCTCAGTTCGAAGCCGTAGCCCAAGTCATCCAGCAGGCGCCATTCGAATGCGCGTAGCAGCGGTTCCAGGGGACGGCCTTCGGCGAGGGCGAGCAAGGTCGCGGCGTAGTGATCAAAGACGCCGGGGTGTGGGTCTTCGGCGGGGAGCAGGCGGATCAGCAATTCGTTGAGGTAGAGGCCGCTGAACAGCGCCTCACCGTTGAGCCAATTGGAAGCGCCGGCGGCTTCCATGCGGCCGACGTTCTTCAGTTCGCCACGTCCACGAAACTCCACTTCCAGGGCCACGAAGGGCCGCGCGAGGGTGCCGGCCTTGCCGCGGGCGCTGCGCAAGACCGCGCGCAGGCGGCCTTGAGGTGTGAGGAAGTCCACCAAGGCGCTGGTCTCGCGGTAGGCGCGGCTGTGCAAGACGTAGGCGGGTTGGCCGGTGGGTGGGGTTTGGGACATTGGGTTCTCGCTGCGGGAACACGGTCTGGAAAACAACGACTATCCAATGTGGGAGCGGGCTTGCTCGCGAATGCGGAGTGTCAGTCAACACATCTGGTGACTGATCCACTGCATTCGCGAGCAAGCCCGCTCCCACATTTGTCCTGCGGTGTTCCGGAGACCTGTTACAGGTCGCCGTAACCCAACGAACGCAACGCGCGCTCATCATCAGACCAACCACCCTTAACCTTCACCCACAGGTTGAGCATGATCTTGGAATCAAACAGTAATTCCATGTCCTTGCGCGCCTCGGTGCCGATGCGCTTGATGCGCTCGCCCTTGTCGCCAATGATGATTTTCTTCTGGCCGTCACGTTCAACGAGGATCAACGCGTGGATATGCAGGGTCTTGCCCTGCTGCTTGAACTCTTCGATTTCGACGGTGATCTGGTATGGCAGCTCGGCGCCCATCTGGCGCATGATTTTCTCGCGTACCAGTTCGGCGGCGAGGAAACGGCTGCTGCGGTCGGTGATCTGATCTTCCGGGAAGAAGTGCTCGTTCTCCGGCAGGTACCCGGCGATCACGCGCTCCAGGGCTTCGAGGTTGTGCCCGTGCTGGGCCGAGATCGGCATGATCTGGGCGTTCGGCAGTTGTTCCTGCAGCCAGCTCAGGTGCGGCATCAGCTCGGCCTTGTCTTCGATGCGGTCGGTCTTGTTCAACGCGACGATCAACGGGCCGGTGACGTACTGCACGCGCTCCAGAACCATCTGGTCTTCGTCGGTCCACTTGGTGCGGTCGACCACGAAGATCACCACGTCGACGTCTTTCAACGCAGCCGAAGCGGTTTTGTTCATGTAGCGGTTAAGGGCCTTTTCGCCGCCTTTGTGCATGCCCGGGGTGTCGACGTAGACCGCCTGTACGGCGCCTTCGGTCTTGATGCCCAACATGTTGTGGCGGGTGGTCTGAGGCTTGCGCGAGGTGATCGCCAGCTTCTGTCCCAGGATGTGGTTCAGCAACGTGGACTTGCCCACGTTCGGACGGCCGACGATGGCAACATAGCCACAGCGAGTTGCGGTTGAATCAGTCATGGCCATTCTCCACGCCCAGGGCAATCAGTGCTGCAGCGGCCGCTACCTGTTCGGCAATACGACGGCTCACACCCTGACCTCGGCTTTTTTCATTCAGTAAGGTGATTTCGCATTCGACGAAGAAAACTCGGCAGTGCGGCTCACCCTGGATATCCACCACTTCGTAACGCGGCAGGTCGCAACCACGGGACTGCAGGAATTCCTGCAGGCGGGTCTTCGGATCTTTGTTGGTGTCTACCAGCGTCAGGCTTTCAATCTCGGTCGACAGCCAGGCGACGACGCGCTCTTTGGCTGCCTCCATGCCTGCATCGAGGTAGATCGCGCCGATCAGTGCTTCCAGGGCGTCGGCCAGGATCGACTCACGACGAAAACCGCCGCTCTTCAGCTCGCCGGAACCCAGGCGCAGGTAATCGCCCAGATCGAAACCACGGGCCAGTACGGCCAGGGTCTCGCCTTTCACCAGGCGCGCACGCAAGCGCGACAACTGGCCTTCGCGGGCCAGCGGGAAGCGATTGAACAGGGCTTCGCCGGCGACGAAATTGAGGATGGCATCACCGAGGAATTCCAGGCGCTCGTTGTTACGCCCGGCAAAACTGCGGTGTGTGAGGGCAAGGATCATCAATTCCTGATCCTTGAAGGTGTAACCGAGCTGACGCTCGAGACGGCTTAGAGAAACGCTCACGGTTTACCCACATTCAGTTCGAGGCACCGGTGGCCTGCGACGATTAACGCTGTGTTCAAATTCAAATCCTGGTGGTTGCTGCATGGGACCAGACTTTGTCCAAGCCCCAGAAAAGCATTCGGCGCTGTGTTCACAGCGCCGCATGGATTACTTGATCAGCCCGACCCGCGAGAAGTTCGGCAGGTGGCTGAGCTTGGGTTCCGGCCAACTCATCCAGACCGCGAAGGCCTTGCCGACGATATTCTGGTCGGGAACCATGCCCAGCAGGTCCTTGGGAATATTGGGGTCATCCCAGTAGCGGCTGTCATTGGAGTTGTCGCGGTTGTCGCCCATCATGAAGTAATGCCCGGCAGGCACTGTCCATTGGTTGTCAGGCGGCGAACGGTAGCGGCTCATTTCCTTGCGGATTTCGTGCTCTACCGCTCCGAGTTTTTCCTGGTACAGCTCGGCGCTGCCCAAGGTGTTTGGCTCGGAACCGATCAGTTTTTCCGCCACCGACTCGCCATTGACGAACAGGCGCTTGTCGCTGGTGTAGCGAATCACGTCACCCGGCAGGCCCACTACACGCTTGATGTAGTTGACGTTCGGGTCGCTTGGGTAGCGAAACACCATCACATCGCCGCGCTGCGGGTCACCGATCTCGATGACTTTCTTGTCGATCACCGGCAAGCGGATCCCGTAAGAAAACTTGTTCACCAGGATGAAGTCGCCCACGTCCAGGGTAGGTTTCATCGATCCCGAAGGGATCTGAAACGGTTCCACCAGGAACGAACGCAGCACCAGCACGATGAACAACACCGGGAAGAACGACTTGCCGTATTCAACCAGCATTGGCTCTTTGTTCAGTTTCTCGACCACCGCCACATCGGGCTGGCTGACGCTGCCCTGATAGGCCGCGATGGCAGCCCGGCGACGCGGGGCGAAGAAAATCAGATCGAGCAACGCCAGGAGACCGCAAACGGCAACGGCAATGACCAGCAACAGCGGGAAATTTAGTGACATAGGACCTAACTATCCAACCTGAGCACCGCAAGGAAGGCTTCTTGTGGAATTTCCACGTTGCCCACTTGCTTCATGCGTTTTTTACCGGCCTTTTGCTTCTCGAGCAGCTTGCGCTTACGGCTGACGTCGCCGCCATAGCATTTGGCCAGTACGTTCTTTCTGAGTGCCTTGACGGAGGTCCGTGCAATGATCTGCCCGCCAATGGCGGCCTGGATCGCGACGTCGAACATCTGGCGCGGAATCAGTTCTTTCATCTTTTCGGTCAACTGGCGACCTTTGTAGTGCGCGTTGTCCTTGTGCACGATCAGCGCCAGGGCATCGACCTTGTCGCCGTTGATCAGCACATCCAGCTTCACCAGATTAGCTGATTGGTAACGATCAAAATGGTAATCCAGCGAAGCATAGCCGCGGCTGGTGGATTTGAGACGG from Pseudomonas yamanorum harbors:
- a CDS encoding lysoplasmalogenase produces the protein MPWMILALMGAVTFIYGLSTHAALLCLLVKPLPVLALLGWLHDAPPTDYRRWISLGLIFSLVGDVLLAWPGDLFIFGLGAFLFAHLAYLKAYLSDCRRPAILPLVLALAVGAILLSILISHGLGPLLVPVVVYALVISAMLWRALARLGSDVPKRSAYLAAAGAVSFVFSDTLIGINRFVVSFEAAPYLLIVSYWLGQWGITASAFAQPTRERHTTH
- the cmoA gene encoding carboxy-S-adenosyl-L-methionine synthase CmoA → MSKEPDRLFAQPLPQVPDFAFNEDVVRVFPDMIKRSVPGYPTIVENLGVLAAQFAQPNSVLYDLGSSLGAVTQALRRHVRTDGCRVIAVDNSAAMVERCREYLNGQDSMFQELLPVEVIEGDILALQFQPASVVALNFTLQFIAPEQRLALLSRIRQSLLPGGALILSEKLRFNDPEEHALLTDLHIAFKRANGYSELEIAQKRSAIENVMKPDSLEEHRERLLAAGFSKVVPWFQCLNFASLIALP
- the cmoB gene encoding tRNA 5-methoxyuridine(34)/uridine 5-oxyacetic acid(34) synthase CmoB — its product is MIDLSPLARHLVGTPLAVWAQGLQAQLDAKMEKGHGDLERWQSALDALPKIMPSEIDLLNGLVLDTDCDDETRAQMRTALMGLCPWRKGPFDLFGVHVDTEWRSDWKWSRVAPHLDLKGKRILDVGCGNGYYMWRMLGAGADSVIGVDPNWLFFCQFQAVQRYLSEPRAWHLPFPFEDLPSNMEGFDTVFSMGVFYHRRSPIEHLLALKDCLVKGGELVLETLVVEGDQQQVLVPEDRYAQMRNVWFLPSVPALMLWLRRAGFSDVRCVDVSVTTIEEQRGTEWMKYQSLSDFLDPEDHSKTIEGLPAPMRAVIVARK
- the tadA gene encoding tRNA adenosine(34) deaminase TadA is translated as MRQFRPTAIIDRSRDQDFMREALTLATQGAALGEVPVGAVLVQDGEIIGRGFNCPISGNDPSAHAEMVAIRAAAQAVSNYRLPGSTLYVTLEPCSMCAGLIVHSRIARVVYGALEPKAGIVQSQGQFFTQGFLNHRVLYEGGVLAEECGTVLSEFFKARRAKPAL
- a CDS encoding multicopper oxidase family protein, which encodes MSQSFSRRQILGGLAGLAVVGVGAGGAYRYWLGKVAEAEAGHDYELIAAPLDVELVPGHKTQAWAFGPSAPGTELRVRQGEWLRVRFINHLPVATTIHWHGIRLPLEMDGVPYVSQLPVLPGEYFDYKFRVPDAGSYWYHPHVNSSEELGRGLVGPLIIEEREPTGFKHERTLSLKSWHVDEEGAFVAFSVPREAARGGTAGRLSTINGVSQAVIDLPAGQITRVRLLNLDNTLTYRINIPDVEAQIYALDGNPVEPRPLGKEYWLGPGMRICLAIKAPPAGEELSIRNGPVRLGTFRSVASTDTATEWPPALPANPIAEPDLANAEKLNFNFEWVGSVSVNVDNKPPSLWQINGQAWDITDKTCADRPIAKLEKGKSYIFELKNMTQYQHPIHLHGMSFKVIASNRHKVIPYFTDTYLLGKNERARVALVADNPGVWMFHCHVIDHMETGLMAAIEVA
- the pdxJ gene encoding pyridoxine 5'-phosphate synthase yields the protein MTTSNRILLGVNIDHVATLRQARGTRYPDPVKAALDAEEAGADGITVHLREDRRHIQERDVLLLKDVLQTRMNFEMGVTEEMMAFAERIRPAHICLVPETRQELTTEGGLDVAGQEARIKAAVERLSKIGSEVSLFIDADERQIEASRRVGAPAIELHTGRYADATTPTEVADELQRIIDGVNCGLGEGLIVNAGHGLHYHNVEAVAAIKGINELNIGHALVAHALFVGFKGAVAEMKALILAAAKA
- the recO gene encoding DNA repair protein RecO — protein: MSQTPPTGQPAYVLHSRAYRETSALVDFLTPQGRLRAVLRSARGKAGTLARPFVALEVEFRGRGELKNVGRMEAAGASNWLNGEALFSGLYLNELLIRLLPAEDPHPGVFDHYAATLLALAEGRPLEPLLRAFEWRLLDDLGYGFELSNDLHGDPIAADGMYRLQVDAGLERVYLLQPGLFQGTELLAMSEADWTAPGALSAAKRLMRQALAVHLGGRPLVSRELFRKP
- the era gene encoding GTPase Era, which encodes MTDSTATRCGYVAIVGRPNVGKSTLLNHILGQKLAITSRKPQTTRHNMLGIKTEGAVQAVYVDTPGMHKGGEKALNRYMNKTASAALKDVDVVIFVVDRTKWTDEDQMVLERVQYVTGPLIVALNKTDRIEDKAELMPHLSWLQEQLPNAQIMPISAQHGHNLEALERVIAGYLPENEHFFPEDQITDRSSRFLAAELVREKIMRQMGAELPYQITVEIEEFKQQGKTLHIHALILVERDGQKKIIIGDKGERIKRIGTEARKDMELLFDSKIMLNLWVKVKGGWSDDERALRSLGYGDL
- the rnc gene encoding ribonuclease III, which encodes MSVSLSRLERQLGYTFKDQELMILALTHRSFAGRNNERLEFLGDAILNFVAGEALFNRFPLAREGQLSRLRARLVKGETLAVLARGFDLGDYLRLGSGELKSGGFRRESILADALEALIGAIYLDAGMEAAKERVVAWLSTEIESLTLVDTNKDPKTRLQEFLQSRGCDLPRYEVVDIQGEPHCRVFFVECEITLLNEKSRGQGVSRRIAEQVAAAAALIALGVENGHD
- the lepB gene encoding signal peptidase I, which codes for MSLNFPLLLVIAVAVCGLLALLDLIFFAPRRRAAIAAYQGSVSQPDVAVVEKLNKEPMLVEYGKSFFPVLFIVLVLRSFLVEPFQIPSGSMKPTLDVGDFILVNKFSYGIRLPVIDKKVIEIGDPQRGDVMVFRYPSDPNVNYIKRVVGLPGDVIRYTSDKRLFVNGESVAEKLIGSEPNTLGSAELYQEKLGAVEHEIRKEMSRYRSPPDNQWTVPAGHYFMMGDNRDNSNDSRYWDDPNIPKDLLGMVPDQNIVGKAFAVWMSWPEPKLSHLPNFSRVGLIK